Proteins from one Clostridium cellulovorans 743B genomic window:
- a CDS encoding putative DNA modification/repair radical SAM protein, translating into MEISEKLRILSGAAKYDVSCSSSGSNRSPKKGAIGSVSPSGICHSFTPDGRCISLLKILLTNYCIYDCSYCINRKSNDIERASFTPEEVVNITMNFYRRNYIEGLFLSSSIINNANFTMELLIKVVEKLRNEHNFGGYIHLKAIPGADEALIQKAGSLADRMSVNLELPSSNSLKLLAPDKSKTDILKPMGDIKRNIAINRYERKKYRNSPIFVPGGQSTQLIVGATKESDLNILNLSENLYNKFDLKRVYYSAYIPVNTGKNLPELKAPPTLREHRLYQGDWLLRVYGFKAEELLNEKNPNFDINFDPKTTYALNNMDLFPVEINKAPYKTLIRIPGIGIRGAQKIVSARRVNSLDFCDLKKLGVVLKRAQYFITCKGKYYGQVAFDDVAIKKVLTPRIDLNLVDQEVEQLSFFDNTDIFDSTFLNNDLSNTNFIEDNSSKLLLPKGSSTNKLLLLNDKSSSLTGEL; encoded by the coding sequence ATGGAAATAAGTGAAAAGCTAAGAATTTTATCTGGAGCAGCTAAATACGATGTATCCTGCTCATCCTCTGGTTCAAATAGAAGTCCAAAAAAGGGAGCCATTGGTTCTGTTTCCCCAAGCGGTATATGCCATAGCTTTACCCCAGATGGAAGATGTATATCTCTGCTTAAAATACTATTAACAAATTACTGCATATATGATTGCTCCTATTGTATCAATAGAAAATCTAATGATATTGAAAGAGCCTCCTTCACTCCAGAAGAAGTTGTAAACATAACTATGAACTTTTACAGACGTAACTACATAGAAGGCTTATTCTTGAGTTCTTCAATTATTAATAATGCAAACTTCACCATGGAACTGCTAATAAAAGTAGTAGAAAAACTAAGGAATGAGCATAATTTCGGAGGCTATATTCACCTAAAAGCTATTCCTGGAGCAGATGAAGCTCTTATACAAAAGGCTGGCTCTCTTGCAGATAGAATGAGTGTGAATTTAGAATTACCTTCATCAAATTCGCTAAAGCTATTAGCCCCTGATAAAAGTAAAACTGATATTTTGAAGCCAATGGGAGATATAAAGAGGAATATTGCTATCAATAGATATGAGCGTAAAAAGTATAGAAATTCACCTATATTTGTACCTGGTGGACAAAGCACTCAGCTTATCGTTGGAGCTACAAAGGAAAGCGATTTAAATATACTAAATCTTTCAGAAAACTTATACAACAAATTTGATTTAAAAAGGGTTTATTATTCTGCCTATATTCCAGTTAACACTGGGAAAAATCTTCCTGAGCTTAAAGCCCCTCCAACCCTTAGAGAGCATAGGTTATACCAAGGGGATTGGCTTTTACGAGTTTATGGCTTCAAGGCTGAAGAATTGTTAAACGAAAAGAACCCTAATTTTGATATAAACTTTGACCCTAAAACCACTTATGCTTTAAATAATATGGATTTATTTCCTGTTGAAATCAACAAAGCACCTTATAAAACCCTTATAAGAATTCCTGGAATCGGAATACGAGGAGCTCAAAAAATAGTAAGCGCCCGTAGAGTTAATTCCTTAGATTTTTGCGACTTAAAGAAGCTTGGGGTAGTCCTTAAACGAGCTCAATATTTCATTACCTGCAAAGGCAAATACTATGGTCAAGTTGCTTTTGATGATGTAGCTATAAAAAAAGTCCTTACTCCTAGAATCGATTTAAATCTAGTGGATCAAGAGGTAGAGCAATTAAGCTTTTTTGATAATACCGATATCTTCGACAGTACATTTTTAAACAACGACCTAAGCAATACTAATTTTATTGAGGATAACAGCAGTAAACTACTCCTTCCTAAGGGCTCTTCAACTAATAAATTGCTACTATTAAATGATAAATCCAGTTCATTAACAGGTGAATTATAG